One Campylobacter pinnipediorum subsp. caledonicus genomic window carries:
- the ileS gene encoding isoleucine--tRNA ligase: protein MDYKDTLLLPATDFPMRANLPQNEPDRISSWYGKRDVYEKMKQKRKNATSSFSIHDGPPYANGHLHIGHALNKILKDIITKTHYYFGEDIRYVPGWDCHGLPIEQQVEKNLGDKKKTLSKTKIRELCRAYASEFVKIQSEEFKSLGIIGDFDNPYLTMKFEFEADIYRALCEIAKKGLLVERSKPVYWSWAARSALAEAEVEYEDKEDYSIYVAFKLGDEASAKLGVDKASAVIWTTTPWTLPANQAICLNPDETYVVTSEDLIFAKPLLENLVNIGITKGEIKKEFKAQILEGLNAINPLNDRDSKLLLAEHVSMDGGTGLVHTAPGHGEDDYYVCLRYGIEVIMPVDEEGKYDNTLKVKGLLKDPDELIGMHIFKANERILELLGDSLLNVSKFVHSYPFCWRTKKPVIYRATKQWFISMDDKKLDGKSLRSVARQELNNIKFYPAVGIKRIGTMIENRPDWCISRQRDWGVPIAFFRDKDTKEPIFDADVLSNVADIFEKKGADAWWDLSIAQLLPSDTKYNPEKLEKVMDILDVWFDSGSTWQAVLNSKRYDAGSYPSSMYLEGSDQHRGWFQSSLLVSTAVNSHAPYKSVLTHGFTVDHKGEKMSKSRGNVVAPQDVIKTYGVEILRLWVSLSDYSSDLKISDNILKQVSEQYRKIRNTIRFLLANVNDLDEINADFGLLDKWILGKAKRAFDEASACFQQYDFSKGFNILLNFLSADLSGIYLDVCKDRLYCDDKNSSTRRSAQSAMAIITRSLLPLLAPTLTYTVDEVMEYAPKIIKQDYTDGFDLINTPMEFDFKVEDELMLSSRQKFFEMIDSLKKDKKIKSTLELNLQTTSDQILSLDNKDISDFYMVSRVLPFDDTEALCEFGIDDNKFKIVLNKEHKCPRCWKFNASSEGDVCPRCKEVLASAN from the coding sequence ATGGATTATAAAGATACGCTTTTACTTCCTGCTACTGATTTTCCTATGCGGGCAAACTTACCACAAAATGAGCCTGATAGGATAAGTTCTTGGTATGGAAAAAGAGATGTTTATGAAAAGATGAAGCAAAAACGCAAAAACGCAACTTCTAGTTTTAGTATTCACGATGGACCTCCTTATGCAAATGGTCATTTGCATATAGGACACGCTTTAAATAAAATTTTAAAAGATATTATCACAAAAACACACTATTATTTTGGCGAGGATATTAGATATGTTCCGGGCTGGGACTGTCACGGACTTCCTATAGAACAACAAGTTGAGAAAAATCTTGGTGATAAGAAAAAAACTTTAAGCAAGACTAAGATTAGAGAGCTATGTAGAGCTTATGCTAGTGAGTTTGTAAAAATTCAAAGCGAAGAGTTTAAATCGCTTGGTATTATCGGAGATTTTGATAATCCTTACTTAACTATGAAATTTGAGTTTGAGGCTGATATATACAGAGCGCTTTGCGAGATAGCAAAAAAAGGACTTTTAGTAGAAAGAAGCAAGCCTGTTTATTGGAGCTGGGCGGCTAGGTCAGCACTTGCTGAAGCTGAGGTTGAGTATGAAGATAAAGAGGATTATTCTATCTATGTTGCTTTTAAACTCGGCGATGAAGCTTCAGCTAAGCTTGGTGTAGATAAAGCAAGTGCTGTTATATGGACAACTACTCCTTGGACATTACCAGCAAACCAAGCTATATGTTTAAACCCAGATGAAACATATGTTGTAACTAGTGAAGATTTAATATTTGCTAAGCCTTTACTTGAAAATTTGGTAAATATAGGCATAACAAAAGGCGAAATAAAGAAAGAGTTTAAAGCACAAATCCTAGAAGGACTAAATGCTATAAATCCTTTAAATGATAGAGATAGTAAACTTTTACTTGCTGAGCATGTTAGTATGGATGGCGGAACCGGTTTAGTTCATACAGCACCGGGTCACGGCGAGGATGACTATTATGTATGTTTAAGATACGGCATAGAGGTTATTATGCCTGTTGATGAAGAGGGAAAATATGACAATACTCTAAAAGTAAAAGGCTTGTTGAAAGATCCTGATGAACTCATAGGTATGCATATCTTTAAAGCAAATGAGAGAATTTTAGAACTTTTAGGCGATAGCTTGCTAAATGTATCTAAGTTTGTTCACTCATATCCATTTTGTTGGAGAACGAAAAAACCTGTTATTTATAGAGCTACCAAGCAGTGGTTTATCTCTATGGATGATAAAAAACTAGATGGCAAAAGCCTAAGAAGCGTAGCAAGGCAAGAGCTAAACAATATCAAATTTTATCCAGCAGTTGGTATAAAAAGAATAGGAACAATGATTGAAAATCGTCCTGATTGGTGTATATCTCGCCAAAGGGATTGGGGTGTGCCTATAGCATTTTTTAGAGACAAGGATACAAAAGAGCCTATATTTGATGCTGATGTGTTAAGTAATGTTGCTGATATTTTTGAGAAAAAAGGCGCAGATGCTTGGTGGGATTTGAGTATAGCCCAGTTACTTCCATCTGATACAAAATACAATCCTGAAAAATTAGAAAAAGTTATGGATATACTTGATGTTTGGTTTGATAGCGGTTCTACTTGGCAAGCTGTTTTAAATAGCAAAAGATATGATGCTGGTAGCTATCCTTCAAGTATGTATTTAGAGGGTTCAGATCAACATCGTGGTTGGTTTCAAAGTTCATTACTTGTTAGCACAGCTGTAAATTCTCATGCACCTTACAAATCTGTCCTTACTCACGGATTTACCGTTGATCACAAGGGTGAGAAGATGAGTAAAAGTAGAGGTAATGTCGTAGCTCCACAAGATGTTATAAAGACTTATGGTGTTGAAATTTTACGCCTTTGGGTTAGTTTGAGTGATTATTCAAGTGATCTTAAAATAAGCGACAATATCTTAAAACAAGTTAGTGAGCAGTATAGAAAAATAAGAAACACAATAAGATTTTTACTCGCTAACGTAAATGATTTAGATGAGATTAATGCTGATTTTGGTCTTTTGGACAAGTGGATACTTGGTAAGGCAAAAAGAGCTTTTGATGAAGCTAGTGCTTGTTTTCAGCAGTATGATTTTTCAAAAGGATTTAATATACTTTTAAATTTCTTGTCTGCTGATTTGAGTGGTATTTATCTTGATGTTTGTAAAGATAGACTTTATTGTGATGATAAAAACTCATCAACTAGACGTTCAGCACAAAGTGCAATGGCTATCATAACTCGCTCTTTATTGCCACTTTTAGCGCCTACCTTGACATATACAGTAGATGAGGTTATGGAGTATGCGCCAAAGATAATCAAGCAAGATTATACCGATGGTTTTGACCTTATAAATACACCTATGGAGTTTGACTTTAAGGTTGAAGATGAGCTTATGTTGAGTAGCAGACAGAAGTTTTTTGAAATGATTGACTCTTTGAAAAAAGATAAAAAGATAAAATCAACTCTTGAATTAAATCTACAAACAACATCTGATCAAATTTTAAGCCTAGACAATAAAGACATAAGTGATTTTTATATGGTTAGTAGGGTTTTACCTTTTGATGATACTGAGGCATTATGTGAGTTTGGTATAGATGATAATAAATTTAAAATTGTTTTAAATAAAGAGCATAAGTGTCCAAGATGTTGGAAATTTAACGCTTCAAGCGAAGGCGATGTTTGCCCAAGATGTAAAGAGGTTTTAGCTAGTGCTAACTGA
- a CDS encoding CinA family protein: MKHKMLIVGDDLRVNKEHLSYIYDSYEEHFGEIGDINFVSKSDNEILFIVENLIKDQDSLCIFASYESYDFMAKILATLSSDVLELTEQNTIATKNALDSSNGSFVIELNNTKINLIQANPTEKMAEILIKKPENISFFNLFDIDKESAKILLEPLAKPYKVQIYLSEILPNLTIVKTKAEKFGSIDGFKQSVKNLFSQKMIDDKDIVKFIAKKLIEKDIKISFAESCTAGMCACRLGDYDGVSQVFEGSIVSYANRIKNSWLGVSDEVLDTYGAVSEECVRAMLSGVIRSSESDFSIAISGIAGPNGGSDSKPVGTVFVGVLHKDGTSMVERLLLKGDRNYIREQSMLSAFLMVIKLKPDMFLGK, translated from the coding sequence ATGAAACATAAAATGCTTATAGTTGGCGATGATTTGCGTGTAAATAAAGAACATTTAAGTTATATTTATGATAGCTATGAGGAACATTTTGGTGAAATCGGGGATATAAATTTTGTATCAAAAAGCGATAATGAGATACTTTTTATAGTTGAAAATTTGATAAAAGACCAAGACTCTCTTTGTATTTTTGCTTCATATGAGAGTTATGATTTTATGGCAAAGATACTAGCGACTCTTAGTTCTGATGTTCTTGAACTAACCGAACAAAACACAATAGCCACAAAAAATGCACTAGATAGCTCTAATGGTAGCTTTGTGATAGAACTAAACAACACGAAAATAAATCTAATACAAGCAAATCCAACCGAAAAAATGGCAGAAATTTTGATAAAAAAACCTGAAAATATATCATTTTTTAACCTATTTGATATAGATAAAGAGAGTGCAAAAATTTTACTTGAACCGCTTGCAAAACCGTATAAAGTCCAAATTTATCTAAGTGAAATTTTACCAAATTTAACGATAGTAAAAACAAAAGCCGAAAAATTTGGAAGCATAGATGGCTTCAAACAAAGTGTAAAAAATCTCTTTTCACAAAAGATGATAGATGATAAAGATATAGTTAAATTCATCGCAAAAAAACTAATAGAAAAAGACATAAAAATAAGCTTTGCAGAGTCTTGTACGGCTGGAATGTGTGCTTGTAGGCTTGGCGATTATGATGGAGTTTCTCAAGTATTTGAAGGCTCAATTGTAAGCTATGCAAATAGGATAAAAAACTCTTGGCTTGGAGTAAGTGATGAAGTCTTAGACACTTATGGAGCAGTTAGCGAAGAGTGTGTTAGAGCTATGCTTAGTGGTGTTATAAGGTCATCAGAATCTGACTTTAGTATAGCTATAAGCGGGATAGCTGGACCAAATGGGGGCAGTGATTCAAAACCAGTAGGGACAGTTTTTGTCGGTGTACTTCACAAAGATGGCACGAGTATGGTTGAAAGGCTACTGCTAAAAGGCGATAGAAATTATATAAGAGAGCAAAGTATGCTTAGTGCTTTTTTGATGGTCATTAAACTAAAGCCTGATATGTTTTTAGGCAAATAA
- the ung gene encoding uracil-DNA glycosylase, giving the protein MHINLQDVKIEQGWKDSLKDEFLSPYFAKIKQSLIEAKKQNKVYPPSKLIFNAFNLTPFDNVKVVILGQDPYHRPNQAMGLSFSVPKGEKIPPSLVNVYKEIYDDLGIKQPNSGDLSKWARQGVLLLNSTLSVNEGMPNSHSNFGWQIFTDAVIKKLSDTKDGLVFLLWGNYAKIKSNLIDKDRHLVLFAPHPSPLARGGFFGCKHFSKTNTYLIRQGKEPIDWSVE; this is encoded by the coding sequence ATGCATATAAATTTACAAGATGTTAAGATAGAACAAGGCTGGAAAGATAGCTTAAAAGATGAATTTTTAAGCCCCTATTTTGCTAAAATAAAGCAAAGCTTGATAGAAGCAAAAAAGCAAAACAAAGTATATCCGCCAAGTAAGCTTATATTTAATGCTTTTAATCTAACTCCATTTGATAATGTAAAAGTAGTTATTTTAGGGCAAGACCCTTATCACAGACCAAATCAAGCAATGGGGCTTAGCTTTTCTGTGCCAAAAGGCGAAAAGATACCGCCTAGCCTTGTTAATGTTTACAAAGAAATTTATGATGATTTGGGTATCAAGCAACCAAACTCAGGCGATCTTAGCAAATGGGCAAGGCAGGGTGTACTACTTCTGAACTCAACCCTTAGTGTAAATGAAGGAATGCCAAATTCTCACTCAAACTTTGGTTGGCAAATTTTTACAGATGCCGTTATAAAAAAGCTAAGCGATACAAAAGATGGGCTGGTTTTTTTGCTATGGGGAAATTATGCAAAGATAAAGTCAAATTTAATAGACAAAGATAGACATTTAGTACTTTTTGCACCTCACCCAAGCCCTCTTGCTCGTGGTGGATTTTTTGGTTGCAAACACTTTTCAAAAACAAATACTTATCTTATTAGGCAAGGCAAAGAGCCTATTGATTGGAGTGTTGAATAG
- the rpmA gene encoding 50S ribosomal protein L27 produces MAHKKGQGSTQNNRDSIGRRLGVKKFGGEFVRAGNIIIRQRGTATHAGSNVGLGKDHTIFALIDGYVKFERKDKNRKKVSVYPAA; encoded by the coding sequence ATGGCACACAAAAAAGGTCAAGGTTCAACCCAAAACAACCGAGATTCTATCGGTCGCCGCTTAGGTGTTAAGAAGTTCGGTGGAGAATTTGTTAGAGCTGGAAATATCATAATTCGTCAAAGAGGAACAGCTACTCACGCTGGTAGCAATGTTGGTTTAGGTAAAGATCATACAATATTTGCTTTGATAGATGGATATGTTAAATTCGAAAGAAAAGATAAAAACAGAAAAAAAGTTTCTGTATATCCAGCTGCTTAA
- the rplU gene encoding 50S ribosomal protein L21: MSKYAIIKHGGKQYRVSEGQYLNLDRFEANAKDSIEITDVLAVNDGDVKVGAPFVKGAKVVLEVVNLGKDKKVIIYKKRRRKDSKLKRGFRRQYTRVKVISIAA, encoded by the coding sequence ATGTCAAAATATGCTATTATAAAACACGGTGGAAAACAATACAGGGTTAGCGAAGGTCAGTACCTAAACTTGGATCGTTTTGAAGCTAATGCAAAAGACAGCATCGAGATTACAGACGTATTGGCTGTAAATGATGGTGATGTTAAGGTAGGTGCGCCGTTTGTTAAGGGTGCAAAAGTTGTCTTAGAAGTTGTTAATTTAGGTAAAGACAAAAAAGTTATTATCTACAAAAAACGCAGAAGAAAAGACTCAAAATTAAAGCGTGGTTTTAGAAGACAATACACACGCGTTAAAGTAATAAGCATAGCAGCCTAA
- a CDS encoding cytochrome-c peroxidase: protein MKIKNVFFTCIFLLSSSFADDLRTLALESGLKSIPSDKNALEQLINDIAPDSKEYPFSVDAYELGKKLYFDPRLSKSGIISCNTCHNLSLGGVDGVPASTGHKWMPNPSHVNSPTVFNSVFNSVQFWDGRAAHLTAQAKGPLLASVEMASTPKLIEQRLKSIPAYVYDFKKAFNSEIKFDLVAAAIGIFERSLITPSKFDKFLEGDNKALNDMEKKGLKTFIDKGCASCHDGVNLGGTLQPFEVANKYEFSNIGDFKGDKNGLVKTPTLRNIELTAPYFHNGVVWSLEEAVKIMGSVQLGIDIKDNEAKDIAIFLKSLTGDAPKIDYPILPASTKTTSVPELDY, encoded by the coding sequence ATGAAAATTAAAAATGTGTTTTTTACCTGTATTTTTTTACTCTCATCTTCGTTTGCAGATGATTTAAGAACACTTGCTTTAGAGTCTGGTTTGAAGTCTATACCTTCAGATAAAAATGCGTTAGAACAGCTTATAAATGATATTGCTCCGGATTCTAAAGAGTATCCATTTTCAGTAGATGCATATGAGCTTGGAAAAAAGCTTTATTTTGATCCTAGATTATCAAAATCAGGTATAATTAGCTGTAATACTTGTCACAATTTAAGTCTTGGTGGCGTTGATGGAGTGCCTGCTTCAACTGGACATAAATGGATGCCAAACCCTTCACATGTAAATTCTCCAACTGTATTTAACTCGGTATTTAACTCAGTTCAGTTTTGGGATGGAAGAGCAGCTCATTTAACAGCGCAAGCTAAAGGTCCTTTGCTAGCATCGGTTGAGATGGCTTCAACACCTAAGCTTATAGAACAAAGATTAAAATCAATTCCGGCTTATGTATATGATTTTAAGAAAGCTTTTAATAGCGAAATAAAGTTTGATTTGGTAGCAGCAGCTATTGGTATTTTTGAACGTAGTCTTATTACTCCTTCTAAGTTTGATAAATTTTTAGAAGGCGACAATAAAGCTCTTAATGATATGGAAAAAAAGGGTTTAAAGACTTTTATAGATAAAGGTTGTGCTAGTTGTCATGATGGCGTGAATTTAGGTGGAACCTTGCAACCATTTGAAGTTGCAAATAAATATGAGTTTTCTAATATTGGTGATTTTAAAGGTGATAAAAACGGACTTGTAAAAACTCCAACTTTGAGAAATATAGAATTAACAGCACCTTATTTTCATAATGGTGTAGTATGGTCACTAGAAGAAGCTGTTAAAATTATGGGCAGTGTTCAGCTAGGCATTGATATAAAAGACAATGAAGCTAAAGATATAGCAATATTTTTAAAATCTTTGACAGGAGATGCTCCTAAGATAGATTATCCTATATTGCCAGCCTCTACAAAAACCACATCTGTTCCAGAACTTGATTATTAA
- the flhB gene encoding flagellar biosynthesis protein FlhB has translation MAGEDQEKTEEATSKKIEDAKKDGNVPKSQDISGFITLIVAIGVLLPMLGVMKNQVVSLYNYYQSLIGTEITLKVAHQITINTLFRMLLMVLPICICVAIAGVLASVMQFGFIFTTKPITPDLNKINPIKGLKNLFSLKKVIDSIKIIVKVSAVFGIAFYFFLQFIKELPKTLFFTMFDQLSWLKEKMLILIGVMLIVLLAIALIDLLIVRFQYFKDLRMSKQEVKDEYKQMEGDPQVKARIRRAQMEAGRKRMMQQVPQADVVITNPTHYAIALRYDRTKEDAPVVLAKGVDMMALQIRKIATENGVEIVENPPLARELYKLCDVDEMIPANMFKAVAEVLSFVYMGNEKKFKGRMG, from the coding sequence ATGGCTGGGGAAGATCAAGAAAAAACAGAAGAAGCCACCTCCAAAAAAATCGAAGACGCAAAAAAGGACGGAAATGTCCCTAAAAGTCAAGATATAAGTGGTTTTATAACTCTTATAGTAGCTATTGGTGTGTTATTACCCATGCTTGGAGTTATGAAAAATCAAGTTGTATCGCTTTATAATTATTATCAAAGCTTAATAGGAACAGAGATAACCCTAAAAGTCGCACACCAAATAACGATAAACACACTTTTTAGAATGTTACTTATGGTGCTTCCTATTTGTATTTGTGTAGCAATAGCAGGTGTTTTAGCCTCTGTAATGCAGTTTGGATTTATTTTTACGACCAAACCAATCACACCTGATTTAAATAAAATAAATCCAATAAAAGGCCTAAAAAATCTATTTTCTTTAAAAAAAGTAATAGACTCTATAAAGATAATTGTTAAGGTTTCAGCTGTTTTTGGAATCGCATTTTACTTTTTTTTACAATTTATCAAAGAGCTTCCAAAAACACTATTTTTTACGATGTTTGATCAGTTATCTTGGTTAAAAGAAAAAATGCTTATCTTAATTGGAGTTATGCTTATAGTTTTGCTTGCTATAGCACTTATTGATCTTTTAATAGTAAGGTTTCAATACTTTAAAGATTTAAGAATGAGCAAACAAGAGGTAAAAGATGAATACAAACAAATGGAGGGTGATCCGCAAGTAAAAGCAAGGATAAGAAGAGCTCAAATGGAAGCCGGAAGAAAGCGCATGATGCAACAAGTCCCGCAAGCAGATGTTGTTATCACAAACCCAACCCACTATGCGATAGCTCTCAGATATGACAGAACAAAAGAAGATGCACCGGTGGTTTTAGCAAAAGGTGTTGATATGATGGCTTTGCAAATACGAAAAATAGCAACTGAAAATGGTGTTGAGATAGTAGAAAACCCGCCACTAGCAAGAGAGCTTTACAAGCTTTGTGATGTAGATGAAATGATACCGGCAAATATGTTTAAAGCGGTTGCAGAAGTGCTTAGCTTTGTTTATATGGGAAATGAGAAAAAATTTAAAGGCAGAATGGGCTAA
- a CDS encoding apolipoprotein N-acyltransferase translates to MRLINFVPAFLFLNRKFLKQYFTTKIIIKAFVSAFLISNFIFLAIFDYEILNFISPFLTILGIHLLINTDRIGFFLTGFFVGILWFYWIGFSFIYYEMTYMIPIVIISVGIVYGFIFLIASFPSFVFLRAVMIFLISYIHPFGFNWFNLEATLVLGVFEPSTKGLICIFLSAYFLRFNKFYKLLFLIPLIFAVQIDTKKPNFLPFDIQLVQTNIPQDKKWDKRYKNDFINENLKLINSAIRDNKKLIIMPENAFATFMNFEKELILELKKLSKNITIVAGALSYENRQAHNSTYIFDDGKMRKIDKYVLVPFGEEIPLPNFMRDFINKNFFNGASDFKPAGDVSDYEIGGVLVRNAICYEATTDKIYKNNPKIIIAITNNAWFKTKNINSTEPVLQHLLLKYYATKYGTTIYHSVNGSKSEIIIPKKGI, encoded by the coding sequence ATGAGGTTAATAAATTTTGTTCCTGCATTTTTGTTCCTTAATAGAAAATTTTTAAAGCAATATTTTACCACTAAAATTATAATAAAAGCCTTTGTAAGTGCTTTTTTAATTTCAAATTTTATCTTTTTAGCTATTTTTGATTATGAAATTTTAAATTTTATTTCTCCTTTCTTGACTATTTTAGGGATTCATCTACTGATAAATACAGATAGAATTGGCTTTTTTTTAACTGGTTTTTTTGTGGGAATTTTGTGGTTTTATTGGATAGGTTTTAGTTTTATTTATTATGAAATGACTTATATGATTCCTATCGTTATAATCTCTGTAGGTATTGTTTATGGATTCATATTTCTTATAGCAAGTTTTCCAAGTTTTGTTTTTTTAAGAGCTGTAATGATTTTTTTGATAAGTTATATTCATCCTTTTGGTTTTAATTGGTTTAATTTAGAAGCGACTTTGGTTTTGGGCGTGTTTGAACCAAGCACAAAAGGCTTGATTTGTATATTTTTGTCAGCTTATTTTTTGAGATTTAATAAATTTTATAAACTTTTATTTTTAATTCCTTTGATATTTGCTGTTCAAATTGATACAAAAAAACCAAATTTTTTACCTTTTGATATACAGTTGGTTCAAACAAATATACCGCAAGATAAAAAATGGGATAAAAGATATAAAAATGATTTTATAAACGAAAATTTAAAGCTTATAAACTCAGCTATAAGAGATAATAAAAAGCTTATTATTATGCCTGAAAATGCCTTTGCCACTTTTATGAATTTTGAAAAAGAGCTTATTTTAGAGCTTAAAAAATTGTCTAAAAATATAACCATCGTAGCCGGTGCATTATCGTATGAAAATAGACAAGCTCACAACTCAACATATATCTTTGATGATGGGAAAATGCGAAAGATTGATAAATATGTTTTGGTTCCTTTTGGGGAGGAAATTCCACTTCCAAATTTTATGCGTGATTTTATAAATAAAAACTTTTTTAACGGAGCAAGTGACTTTAAGCCAGCTGGTGATGTAAGTGATTATGAAATAGGTGGTGTTTTGGTGCGAAATGCTATTTGTTATGAGGCTACGACAGATAAAATTTATAAAAACAATCCAAAAATAATCATAGCAATAACAAATAATGCTTGGTTTAAAACAAAAAATATAAACTCAACAGAGCCAGTTTTGCAACATTTGTTGCTTAAATACTATGCCACAAAATACGGCACTACAATATATCATAGTGTAAATGGTTCAAAAAGCGAGATAATAATCCCAAAAAAAGGAATTTAG
- the yajC gene encoding preprotein translocase subunit YajC, producing the protein MQEQNLLTSLLPLVAIFAIFYFLVIRPQQKQQKQHAEMISNLAKGDKIITNGGLICEVIKPEEDFIKVKLNDDVIVRLSRDFVAKKIEA; encoded by the coding sequence ATGCAGGAACAAAATTTATTAACCTCATTATTACCTCTTGTCGCGATTTTTGCGATTTTTTATTTTTTGGTTATCAGACCACAACAAAAGCAACAAAAGCAACACGCCGAGATGATTTCAAACCTAGCAAAAGGTGATAAAATAATAACAAATGGTGGCTTAATATGTGAAGTCATAAAACCTGAAGAGGATTTTATCAAAGTAAAACTTAACGATGACGTAATAGTTCGTCTTTCAAGAGATTTTGTAGCTAAAAAGATCGAAGCCTAA
- the secD gene encoding protein translocase subunit SecD — MRSGKVTYRLIIFLIALIFGITFSIPSFLQTDKGAKINLGLDLQGGLHMLLGVETEVAIHSKIKSIAGSINYYAKKEDILLDKLRTKDENIEFSLIDADETQNIDAMLKTIKGIVVEKKDLHYTLSLSDEEKAATIEYAIAQAVETIRNRLDQFGLAEPTVARQGSDKILVELPGIKTSEDEQRARDLIAKAAHLQLMAVDDKRQDRALSMSKTEAESYGDIIYPDSKNSNIKYVLKSIPILDGSMLTDARVAFSQQNNMPIINFSLNSEGARIFGDFTGSNVGNRLAIVLDGKVYSAPVINERIGGGSGQISGGFTVEEAHDVAIALRSGALLAPVKMLEKRSIGPSLGAESIQKSMIALMGASLLIVLFMIVYYGFSGVLANIALIANIIILVAIMALFGATLTLPGMAGIVLTIGMAVDANVIINERIRELLRDGASIKVSVQKGYENAMSAIVDANITTLITVVALYAYGTGPVKGFAVTMSIGILVSMLTAILGTHGFFDFLMDKIEKSKSTRLWFGYKRD, encoded by the coding sequence ATGCGAAGTGGTAAAGTAACGTATAGGCTTATTATATTTTTAATAGCCCTTATTTTTGGTATTACTTTTTCAATTCCATCTTTTTTGCAAACAGATAAAGGGGCTAAGATAAATCTTGGTCTTGACTTACAAGGTGGTTTGCATATGCTTTTGGGGGTTGAAACAGAAGTTGCAATACACTCAAAGATAAAATCAATAGCAGGCAGTATAAATTATTATGCTAAAAAAGAGGATATTTTACTTGATAAGCTAAGAACAAAAGATGAAAATATAGAATTTTCGCTCATAGATGCTGATGAGACTCAAAACATAGACGCAATGTTAAAAACAATCAAAGGCATCGTAGTTGAGAAAAAAGACCTTCATTATACACTTAGTCTAAGCGATGAAGAAAAAGCAGCAACGATAGAATATGCTATAGCTCAAGCTGTTGAAACAATAAGAAACAGACTTGATCAATTTGGACTAGCTGAACCTACTGTTGCAAGACAGGGAAGTGATAAAATTTTAGTAGAATTACCCGGCATAAAAACATCAGAAGATGAGCAAAGAGCTAGGGACTTGATAGCAAAAGCAGCACATTTACAACTTATGGCAGTTGATGACAAAAGACAAGATAGAGCCTTAAGTATGAGCAAAACAGAAGCTGAAAGCTATGGAGATATAATCTATCCGGATTCAAAAAACAGCAATATAAAATATGTATTAAAAAGCATACCTATACTTGATGGCTCTATGCTTACAGATGCTAGAGTGGCTTTTTCTCAACAAAACAATATGCCTATTATTAATTTCTCTTTAAATTCAGAAGGTGCTAGAATATTTGGTGATTTCACCGGCTCAAATGTAGGAAATAGACTAGCAATAGTCCTTGATGGAAAGGTATATTCAGCGCCTGTTATAAACGAAAGAATAGGTGGAGGAAGTGGTCAAATAAGCGGTGGTTTTACAGTTGAAGAGGCTCACGATGTAGCAATAGCACTTAGAAGTGGGGCTTTACTTGCGCCTGTAAAAATGCTAGAAAAAAGAAGTATAGGACCATCTCTTGGTGCCGAAAGTATCCAAAAAAGTATGATAGCCTTAATGGGAGCTTCGCTACTTATAGTATTGTTTATGATTGTTTATTATGGTTTTTCGGGTGTTCTTGCAAATATAGCACTGATTGCAAATATAATAATACTTGTAGCTATTATGGCGCTATTTGGAGCTACATTAACACTTCCTGGTATGGCAGGTATAGTCCTTACGATAGGTATGGCTGTGGATGCGAATGTTATAATAAATGAGCGTATAAGAGAGCTTTTAAGAGATGGGGCTAGTATAAAAGTAAGTGTTCAAAAAGGCTATGAAAATGCTATGAGTGCTATCGTAGATGCAAACATAACAACACTTATAACAGTTGTAGCACTATATGCTTATGGAACAGGACCAGTAAAAGGCTTTGCTGTTACTATGAGTATTGGTATATTGGTTTCAATGCTAACAGCCATTCTCGGAACACACGGATTTTTTGACTTTTTGATGGACAAGATAGAAAAAAGCAAAAGCACAAGACTTTGGTTTGGTTACAAACGAGACTAA